From Saccharibacillus brassicae:
CAGCCGACGAATAGGATCTACCCGCCTGTGCCTATCCAGCGAATCCCCACAAAAAAGGCGTCTTCCCTGAGCCAGATCCGCTCAGAGAGACACCTTATTCGTCGTTTCCAAAATCTCAATAATCCGTTTGGCGCTCTGCATCGGGCGCAGCTTCTCGATGTTCAGCCGGCTTTCCGCGCGGCGTCTCGCCAGTTCCGCGTATTCGTCCTCGTCGATCAGCCGGGACATCCATTTGCCGACGACCTCAAGCGAAGACAGCCGTTCTCCCCAGCCTTTGCTGGTGAAATACTCGCAGTTTTCTTCTTCCTGGCCGGGCAGCGGATTGTGGAACAGCATCGGGATCGCTTTGGCAAGCCCTTCGGTGCACGTCATGCCGCCCGGCTTCGTAATAAGCAGGTCGGACGCTTCCATCAGCTTGTCGATTTCTTTGGTATATCCGATCACGTGCACGTTCTCGTGCTGGAAGCGCGGATCTTTTTTGAGTTTGCGCATTCCTTTTTCGTTGCTGCCGACGCAGAAGACGAGCTGGATGTCCTGACGCCAGCGCGTGAGATACGGATTGAGCACGTCTCCGTTCATCAAGCCCCAACCTCCGCTCATGACGAGCACGGTCGGCATGTCCTTGAGGCCCATGTCCTGCAAAATGCCGGCTTTGACCGGATGTTCCCAGAAGCTCGGATGGACGGGAATGCCGGTCACATCGATACGAAACGGCGATACGCCGCGGTGCAGCACCTTGTTCTTGACTTCCTGCGTAGAGACGAGATAATGGTCGACGCCCGAACTGATCCAGGTGCCGTGCGCGTCGTAATCGGTAATGACGGTGCACAGCGGCACGCGGAGCCCCAGACGCTTGAGCCGGGAGATGACCGCGCTCGGAATCGGATGCGTGCAGACGACGAGATCCGGCTTGAGCTGCTCGATGACTTCGCGCGCGTGCGCGTAGAACAGCCGGTGCAGCGCGAGCGTCGTCAGGCGGTTGAGCGACTTCTTGTACTGCTGCTTGTACATCATGCTTACGAAACGGGGCTGCGTTACGACCGTTTTCTTGTAGGCGTTGATGAACAGCGGCGCGACTTTCGGGTTCAGAAAGCTTCCGAGTTCCAGCACCCGGGTCTGAACGTCGGGAGAAAGCTTGCGGAGGCTGCCGGACAGGGCGTAGGCGGCCCGCGTATGTCCGGTGCCGAAACCTTCCGACAGGATCAGCACTCTGTATTTGGACACGTTTTTCGTCACCTTTTTCGGAAAAGCCCGCCGCCTGCGCCGAAGGACGCGGGAAGACGGGCCGATTTTTCGATTCGCCTGTGTAGACAGGCTTCTTCTCCTTCTACGATAGCCTCTTTAAGGCCATAATGCAACCGTAAGCCAAGCGGTCAGGGAGCCGATCACGCCTCCCGCGAGCACGTCCGACGGGTAGTGCAGGCCGAGGTACATGCGGGACGTTCCTACAATTAAGGCGACGGGAAGCAGGATGACCGTGGTCCACGGGATCAGGATCATGAGCGGGACGGTTACGGAAAAGACGGCGGTCGTGTGTCCGGACGGAAAAGAATGGTCCACGAGCGGATTGCGAAACGTGTTCGTCTCCGGCAGCGCCAGATGCGGACGCACGCGCGGATACAGCTTCTTGGCGATCGCGACCGGAATATGGCTCACGGCAAGCGCGACGAGCGAGTGCAGAGCCGCGGAATTCCACGGAGCCGGAGCCAGCCAGGAGGCGAGGACGGTCGCCGAAATGGTGAAAGTGGCGCCGCCCAGATGCGTCAGGTAATAAAGCACGATACTGAGAACGCGATGGTGCAGACGTCCGTTTACCCATTTGAAAATGCGCTGGTCCAATTGGCTCAGCTTGATCAGCAGGCTACGCATGACATACCTCCGGAGAAAGAGCCCGGCGATTACAGAAGGCGACGGGACTATCTTTTTTTGCTGCCGGGGCTCGCCGGCTTGGGCGCTTTCCGTTCCGTGACGGCGCCGAAGCCGGGTCCGAGCAAAACGGCAGTTCGTAAGTGCGGCAACAATTTTGACTCTATCAACCCCGAATTATACAATGATTCAAGGCAATTATAATAGGGTTAAAAAAAATTAACCGAATTTGCCCAACTTTTATCAGGCAACTTGCGTTTATTATTCGGAGGCAGGGAGAACGGGAGGTGGGCCGGTTCCGAAAAGGCCGTACGCCACGGGACCAAAAGCTCGAAAGTCGGCGATATCCGCACCTAAACGGCGATGCGGAAGCGAACCGACCACCCGCCGCGGCGAATTCGGGCGCAAATGCTCGCTTTTTTGCCCCGCAGCGCGAATTCACGGTTTTGACAAATGGTCGCAAAATCGCCAGAATCGAAAAGAACGATTTCCTAAAAGTACAAAACAAAAATGGGTCATTCAAAGTCGCTATGGAACGCAAGGCACAGAGAATACACACACACAAAATCTTTCTGTGTACATAGGGGTAACAAAAAGGGGGTTCAACCAACCATGCTGCAAGCATTATTCATGACGCTCCAGGTGCTGCTGGCCGTAATCGGGGTTTACCAATTCGGCTTCGCACTGTTCGGGCTGTACAAAAAGAAACGGGAGAAGTCGTTCGATCCGCAAAAGTCGTTCGCCATTTTGGTTGCGGCGCACAACGAAGAAGAGGTCATCGGGGCGCTGATGGAAAACCTGAAGCACCTGAAATACCCGCGTGAGCTGTACGACGTATTCGTTATCTGCGACAACTGCACGGACAAGACGGCCGACATCGTGCGCGAGCACGGCTGGAACGCCTGCGTTCGCGTCAACCCGAACCTGCGCGGCAAAGGCTACGCAATCGAGTGGATGCTGGAAGAGCTCTGGAAGCTTGACCGCGAGTATGACGGCATCGTCATGCTGGACGCCGACAACCTGGCGCACCGCGATTTCCTGATCGGCATGAACGACGATCTGTGCAAAGGCGCCAAAGTCATTCAGGGTTATATCGACACGAAGAACCCGAACGATTCGTGGATTACGGCCGCTTACGGTATCTCGTACTGGTACATCAACCGGTTGTGGCAGCTGTCGCGTCACAATCTGAACATGGCCAACTTCCTCGGCGGCACGGGCATGTGCTTCGACAACAAGCTGCTCAAGGAAATGGGCTGGGGCGCAACGAGCCTCGTGGAAGATCTGGAGTTCACGATGCGCTGCGTCGAACGCGGCGTGTATCCGAAGTTCAACTACTACGCGAAGATTTACGACGAGAAGCCTTTGACGTTCAAAGCGTCTTCCGTTCAACGCCTGCGCTGGATGCAGGGACACTTCACCGTGGCGCGGAAATACTTTTTCCCGCTGCTGTGGAAGAGCATCCGCGATTTCAGCATCGTCAAGTTCGATATGGCGCTGTACGCGGTTAACGTGTACATCGTGCTGCTGACGCTGATGCTGACGGTCGTGCTGTACGGCGACATCGCGCTGTTCGGCGGTCCGCACCTGCTGACCATGTACGACTATTTGCCGCTGTGGGTAGCCGCAGGCGCCATCGTCGCACAGGTTGCCGTGTTCTTCGTCGCCATGATCCTGGAAAAGGTCAAATCGTGGAAAGTGTACGCGTACATGCTGCTCTTCCCGATCTACCTGCTGTCGTGGTTCCCGATTACGTTCTACGCGTTCTTCACGCAGAACAACAAGCAGTGGAGCCACACCAAGCATACCCGGGTCGTGCGCATCGACGAGATGCAGAGCGAACAGAGCTAAGCAGCCCGGCACGCTTCCGAATAATTCGGCAGATAAAAGTTTTGAAAAAGACTTTACATTCTGCCGATTATCCGGTATAGTAGTCAAAGTGTTGTTTAACCATTACTTTTCAACAAGGATTCAAAAGCAGAAGCTCCGCTTCTCACCTGCCCGGCACCGTCGGCTGGTTCCCGATCCGATCGTTTATGAAGATTACTCTCATGAAGATTGAAGATCACCGGGATGCGGACAGTTTGTCCGTATCCCTTTTATTATGGGCAAATAAGCCCTTGCAACAAACTCGATTCGGAGGTGGACGGTTATTAGTAAGGACCATATGATCAATGAGGAAATCCGGGCGCGCGAAGTACGCCTGGTAGGCGCAGAAGGCGAACAAATCGGAATCAAGCCGATTCGTGAAGCGCTTCAGATGGCAGCAGACCTGAATTTGGATTTGGTGAACATGGCGCCACAAGCGAAACCGCCGGTTTGCCGGATCATGGATTACGGCAAGTTCCGTTATGAGCAGCAGAAGAAAGACAAGGAAGCCCGCAAGAATCAGAAGATCGTCGAGCTCAAAGAAGTTCGCTTCAGCGCGAATATCGAAGAGCACGATTATCAGACGAAACTTCGCAACGTGGTGAAATTCCTCGAAGCCGGCGACAAAGTGAAATGCTCCGTGCGTTTCCGCGGCCGCGAGATCACGCACGCTTCGCTCGGCCAAAGAGTGCTCGAACGCGTTCGGAACGAAGTGGCGGAACTGTCCGTCGTCGACCGTCAGCCTAAGCTCGAAGGCCGCAGCATGATTATGATTTTGGGTCCGAAAAACCAATAGGGGGAAAGTACAATGCCTAAAATGAAAACACACAGCAGTCTGAAAGGCCGGTTCAAAATTACGGGTACCGGCAAAGTCACTCGTTACAGCTCGCACAAAAACCACCTGCTTTCGCACAAATCCAAGCGCGCAAAGCGTAACCTCAAAGCCGATCATTTGATGGCTCCGGGTGACGTTAAGCGTCTGGCACAAGGACTCAAGCAACTGAAATAGTCTCACACATAACCGACTGGGAGGTCTTTAGATATGGCAAGAGTGAAGGGCGGATTTGTAACACGTCGTCGTCATAAAAAAGTATTGAAGCTGGCAAAGGGTTATTTCGGTTCGAAACACCGCATTTTCAAAACCGCGAAAGAGCAAGTCAACAAATCGTTGGTGTACGCTTACCGCGACCGTCGTCAGACGAAACGCAACTTCCGCAAACTGTGGATCGTTCGTATCAACGCGGCAGCACGCCAAAGCGGACTTTCGTACAGCAAAATGATGCACGGCCTCAAACTGGCAGGCATCGACGTGAACCGCAAAATGCTGGCTGACCTGGCTGTAAACGACCTTACGGCGTTCAACACCCTGGCATCCGCAGCAAAAGAAAAAATCAACGCGTAACACGAGCGTCGACAAGGCTCCTTTCCCGAAATTCATATTTCGCGGCAGGGGCCTTTTTCTATGCGTAAAAAAAGATGGATTTGGGCCGCTTTGTTTAGCCCTTTAACGCGTTTAGACGATGGTTCCTTAAATGAAGAAAGAGATTGTTCGTTATTAAGTCACAACGCATGTAAAGTTTGACAAAGGTAAGCGGTATCATATCTGGAAATACGAATTTTATTTTTGAAACGCCTTTTTAACAGTAGATTTTGTCCGGTCCTGAATGTATAATCTGTAAAGCGAAAGCATACCTGATGAGAGAGACGGTTGCGGTCCGGGAACTCCGGAACATACGACAAGCGCTCGCCTTACGCAGGCAAAGATCCTAAGGGGGAACTATCCAAAATGAAAAAAGCTGTAAAATTCTCGATCTTCATGCTGTTGGCCTTCTCGCTCGTCTTGGCCGCATGCGGCAACAATAACAGCGGCGGCGGAACGGCTGCGACAGGCAGCGAAGGCGAAGCGGGCACGGCAGCCAAAAGCGATATCAAAATCGCGATGGTTACCGACACCGGCGGCGTAAACGACAAGTCGTTCAACCAAACTTCGTGGGAAGCTCTGCAAGCGCTTGAGAAAGAACAAGGCATTACGGTCAAGTACCTGCAAAGTAAAAGCGAAGCGGACTATCAGCCTAACCTCAACCAATTCGTCAAAGACGGATATAACCTCACTTGGGGCATCGGTTTCGCCCTCGAAAGCGCACTGAAAGATATCGCCGGCCAAAACCCGGATTCCAATTTCGCGATCATCGACGCGGCTGTTGACGCGCCGAACGTCGAATCCGTTCTGTTCTCCGAAAACGAAGGCGCGTTCCTCGTTGGCGTAGTTGCGGGCAAAATGACGAAAACGAACAAAATCGGCTTCGTCGGCGGTATGGATTCCCCGACGATCAAAAAGTTCGAAGTCGGCTTCAAAGCCGGAATCGAAGCTTCGAATCCTGAAGCGCAATTCACTTCCGTATACGCAAGCGGATTCGACAAGCCGGACGAAGGCAAATCGGCTGCGGCAACTCTGTACAACGACGGCGCGGACATCGTGTTCCAAGCGGCCGGCGGCACAGGAACAGGCGTATTCAACGAAGCGCTGGACCGCAAGAACCAAGGCCAGGAAGTATGGGTTATCGGCGTAGACAAAGACCAATCGATCGAATTCGGCACCGAAGTTACGCTGACTTCGATGATCAAGCGCGTAGACGTAGCGATGAAGACCGTTTCGCAGCAGGTCATCGACGGAACGTTCAAAGGCGGCACGATCACGACTCTGGGTCTTAAGGACGACGGCGTAGGCATTGCCGACACTTCGAGCGTCAACGTACCGCAAGAAGTGCTGGACGAAGTGCAATCGTACAAAGAAAAAATCGTGAACGGCGAAATTAAGGTTCCTGCCGAATAATCGTTATCCATGAAGATTTACATGATATAATACTTTCGACAAGGCCGGTTCCTTGAACCGGCCTTGTCGTTACGTTTACCGCTAAATCGAACACTTTGCGTCGGCCCGATCCCGTATTTTCTGCTGAAAAGGGGTAGGGTCGGCGCACTACTATGAAGAATGAAGGGTGATTCCATGGCTGCTGCAGCTCCCGTTGTCGAGTTAAAGCAAATAACGAAGCGTTTTCCCGGAATCGTCGCCAACGATTCGATCAGCATCCAGCTGCAAAAGGGCGAAATTCATGCCCTGCTCGGCGAGAACGGTGCAGGCAAATCGACACTGATGAATATCCTGTTCGGGCTGTATCAGCCGGACGAAGGCCACATCGAGATTAATGGGAACAAAGTCGCAATCGACAGTCCGAACAAAGCGATCGATCTCGGAATCGGCATGGTCCACCAGCATTTCAAGCTGGTTCAACCGTTTACCGTAACCGAAAATATCATTCTCGGCATGGAACCTGCCAAAGCGGGCATCCAGATCGATTACAAGACCGCTTCGGAAAAAGTGAAAAAGTTGTCCGACCAGTACGGATTCCATATCGATCCGAATGCCAAAATCGAAGATATTTCCGTCGGCATGCAGCAGCGTGTCGAAATTCTCAAAACGCTTTATCGCGGCGCGAACATCCTGATCTTCGACGAACCGACTGCCGTGCTCACTCCGCAGGAAATATCGGAATTGATCGAGATCATGCGCCGGCTCGTGGCCGAAGGCAAGTCGATCATCCTGATTACCCATAAACTGAAAGAAATCATGTCCGTCTCCGATACGGTGACGATCATTCGCCGCGGCAAAGTCGTCGACTCCGTCAAGACGAGCGAGACCAGCCCGTTCGAATTGGCCGAGAAAATGGTCGGACGGAACGTTTCGTTCAAAGTGGACAAAAAGCCGGCCGAACCGGGCGAAATGGCTGTCGAAGTCGAGAACGTATCGATCAAAAACAAAGACGGCATCGCGCTGCTCGACGGCATGACGTTTAACGTGCGCCGCGGCGAAATCGTCGGCGTCGCCGGCGTCGACGGCAACGGGCAGACCGAAATCATCGAAGCGCTGTCCGGCCTGCGCAAGATCGACAGCGGTTCGATCCGCCTCAACGGCAAAGAAATCGGCAGCCATACGCCAAGACAGATTTCCGAAGCGGGCGTCGGCCATATCCCGGAAGACCGGCACAAGCACGGTCTCGTGCTGGACTTTACCGTCAGCGAGAACATGGTGCTTGAGAGCTACTACAAAGAACCTTACACGAAGCGCGGCTTCCTGAATTTCCGCGCGATCAACGATCTGGCCAAGCGTCTCGTCGAGAACTTCGACGTGCGCACGCCGAGCATTCAGACCAAAGCGCGTTCGCTGTCCGGCGGCAACCAGCAAAAAGCGATCATCGCGCGCGAGATCAACAAAAATCCGGACTTCCTGATTGCGGCCCAGCCGACGCGCGGACTCGACGTCGGGGCGATCGAATTCGTGCAGTCGCAGCTGATCCAGCAGCGCGATCAGGGCAAAGCGGTCCTACTCGTGTCGTTCGAACTGGACGAAATTTTGAACGTGTCGGACCGCATTATCGTCGTCTATGAAGGCAAGGTCATCGGCGAAGTGCGTCCGGAAGAGACGAACGACCAGGAGCTTGGCCTGATGATGGCCGGCAGCCGGCAGGGAGGAACGCGAAAATGAATAAATTTCTGAAATGGTTCGCGAGCGATTCGGTCATCGTCTCGCTTGCGGCCATCGTCATGGGCCTGCTGCTTGGCGCCGTCGTCATGATGATCGGCGGCTACAACCCGATCACGGCTTACGGCGCGCTGATCAGCCGGGTCTTCGGCGATCCGTACGGCTTCGGCGAAGCGCTGCGGGAGATGACGCCGCTCGTCCTGACCGGCCTTGCGGTCGCGTTCGCGTTCCGCGCGGGCATGTTCAACATCGGCGCGGAAGGCCAGGTGCTTATGGGCATGACCGGCGCCTCGCTGATCGGCATCAAGCTGACCGGCCTGCCGGCGCTGATCCACGCGCCGCTTGCCATTATCGTAGGCGCCCTGTTCGGCGGACTGTGGGCGGCGCTTGCCGGCTACATCAAAGCCAAGCGCGGCGTCAACGAAGTCATCACGACGATCATGCTGAACTGGACGGCGCTGTTCCTGTGCAACTACCTCGTGCGCACCTTCCTGCTCATGCCGGGCAACCAGCGTTCGGTCGATATTCAACCGAGCGCTTCGATCTCGATCGGCTGGCTGTCGGAGATGATGGGCAACGCGCGCGTGCACTGGGGCATTCTGCTGGCCATGCTCGCTTCGACGTTCTTCTATTACTTCCTGTGGAAAACGAAGCAGGGCTTCGAGCTGCGCGCGGTCGGCAGCAACCCGGAAGCGGCGCGCTATGCCGGGATCAACGTCAACAAGAACATCGTCAAGGCGATGTTTATCAGCGGCGTGTTCGCGGGTCTTGCGGGCGCGTTCGAGACGCTTGGCGTCTTCCATTACCAGAGCGTCTACTCGTCCCTGCCGGGCTACGGCTTTAACGGAATCGCCGTGGCGCTGCTCGGGATGACCCATCCGTTCGGCGTACTTGCCGGCGCGGGCCTGTTCGGTACGCTGACGTACGGCTCCGCGGGCATGAGCTTCGATGCCGGCGTTCCGCCGGAAATTATCCAGATCGTCATCGGATCGATCATATTCTTTATCGCGGCGCAAGGGATCGTTCGCTTTATCCTCAAGCCCGTTTATAAGCGCAAGAAAGAGAAGGTGTTGTAATGGATCTTCTGATATTCGGCAACCTGCTCAATACGACGCTCGTCTTCTCGACCGCCCTGATCTTCGCCGCGCTCGGCGGATTGTTCTCGGAGCGTTCGGGCATCGTGAACATCGGGATTGAAGGTTTGATGGTCTTCGGCGCTTTTGCGGCGGCAGTCGGCACGCATTACGCGGAAGAAGCCGGCATGGGGAGCGGGGCTCCCTGGGTCGGCCTGCTGACCGCAATCGTGGTCGGCGTGCTCGGCTCGCTTATTCACGCCGTAGCGACCATTACGTTCAAAGCGGACCAGACCATCAGCGGCGTGGTCATCAACTTCCTGGCGACCGGCATTACGCTGTACCTCGTGAAGCTGCTGTTCGACGGCGCGGGCGAGACTCCGCTCCTGCTGCACCGTCTGGCGAAGTTGAGCTTCCCGGATCTGGCTTCGATTCCGGTCATCGGTCCGATTCTCGGCGTGGGCGTACTCAACTCGTACCCGACGACGTTCATCGCGATCATTCTCGTCTTCGTGACGTATTACGTCCTGTACAAGACGAAGTTCGGCCTGCGACTGCGGGCGGTCGGCGAACATCCGAGCGCGGCGGACACGATGGGCATCAACGTCAATCGTATGCGCTACATCGGCGTTATGCTGAGCGGCGCGCTGGCCGGTCTCGGCGGCGCGACGATCACGCTGACGACGACCGGACTGTTCTCGCACACGACGATCTCCGGTCAGGGCTTTATCGCCATCGCCGCGCTGATCTTCGGCAAATGGAACCCGCTCGGCATTTTGGGCGCGGCCATGTTCTTCGGCTTCTCGCAGGCGATCCGCAACTACGTGCAGCTGTTCGAATGGTCGGCCAGCATTCCGCAGGATTTCATCCTGATGCTGCCATACGTGCTGACCGTCATCGTGCTCGTCGTGGCGATCGGCAAGTCGAGAGCTCCGGGCGCGCTCGGGGAAGCGTACGACCCCGGCAAGCGCTGAGCCGGCATTCGGTTCGCGGTTTCGGCGCGTTCCGAATGTCTTCTTGGGGAATACCGACTCGAATTCCCGATATCTGGTTATCGCTAGGCATACAACCGCTTTTCTTCCGTTTTTTGATGGAGAAAAGCGGTTTTTGTCTTTCTCTGGCGGACATATCGACTGCCCCGAATGTATGCCGCCGTTCCGGTTTTTGTTTTTTGTTTAAAATAGGTGTTGACTTCGTTAAAACTAAAGTCATATAATAACCCTAACATTCAGCAACAAGCAGTATTGAATAACTGATCGGCTATGAAGAGGACGAAGTTTTAAGGGCTCTTTTGCCAGAGAGCGGGGAAGCAACACGCTGTAATCCACCGCCTTAATCCCTTATATACGAGCTCACCTCGGAGCCATTTTCCTGAACGGCGAACGTTCTTCCATGATCTTCGCGGAAGATAACGTCCGGTTACTAGGGAGAATCGTGAGGTTCGCGTTATGAACCGCGAGTTTGGAATCGGAGGTTTCGATTTCGGACCCGCTTGAGGCTGTGCACCGAGAGGTGTCGGCAAATTTGGGTGGTACCACGTGAGGATAATAACCTTTCGTCCCTCGAAGCAGATATCTGCTTTGTGGGGCGGAAGGTTTTTTGGTTTTTATAACGACTGCCCGACGCGCATCCGTACAACGAATAACGGAAAAACTCCGTTACGGCGGCCCTTTGCAAATCGACGATGTGAGATTGATGTGATATTTGGGAGGAGGAAGAACGATGAGCGCACATATGCCAGATGCACAATCGACGGAAGAGTTGAAAGAAAAATGGGTGGATAAACAAGAAGTCCTCACAGGTTCGGACATTCTTCTCCGCAGCCTCGTTCTCGAAGGCGTAAAATGCGTGTTCGGTTATCCGGGGGGAGCGGTGCTGTACATTTACGACGCCATGTACGGATTCAAAGACTTCCATCACGTACTGACCCGGCACGAACAGGGCGCGATCCACGCGGCCGACGGTTATGCCCGTGCAGCCGGCGAAGTCGGGGTCTGCATCGCCACTTCCGGACCGGGAGCGACCAACCTGGTAACCGGCATCGCGACGGCCTACATGGACTCCACGCCGCTCGTCATCATTACCGGCAACGTCGCTTCGACGCTGATCGGAACCGACGCTTTCCAGGAAGCCGATATCACGGGCATCACGATGCCGATCACGAAGCACAGCTACCTCGTACGCAGCGTCGACGAGCTTCCGCGCATCATTCACGAAGCTTTCCATATCGCGAACACGGGCCGCAAAGGTCCGGTCCTGATCGACATTCCAAAAGACGTGTCGGCCGCGATGACGTTGTTCCAGCCGCATACGGAGCCGGTGGCGCTGCGGGGCTATAATCCGCGGATGGCACCGAACAAGCTGCAGGTCGAACGACTGGCCGAAGCGATCTCCAACGCGGAACGCCCGCTGATCCTGGCAGGCGGAGGCGTCGTCTACTCCGGCGGCCACGAAGCGCTGCTGGAACTGGTCGAGAAAACGGGGATCCCGATCACGACCACGCTGCTCGGCCTGGGCGGTTTCCCGAGCGGGCATGAACTGTGGCTCGGCATGCCGGGCATGCACGGCACGTTCGCTTCGAACATGTCGATTCAGGAAGCGGATCTGCTGATCAGTATCGGAGCGCGGTTCGACGACCGGGTAACGGGCAAGCTGAACGGGTTCGCGCCGAAAGCCAAAATCGCGCATATCGATATCGACCCGGCGGAAATCGGCAAAAACGTCAAAACGGACATTCCGATCGTCGGCGACGTCAAAACGGTGCTGGAACTGCTCAACAAAACGGTCAAACGGGCCGAAAGCGCGGACGAATGGCGCTCGCAGCTTCAACAATGGAAAGCGGAGAAGCCATTCAGTTACAAAGACGATTACAAAGAAGACGAGATCGGATTGAAACCGCAGTGGGTCGTGGAACTGCTGAACGAGACGACGAACGGCGAAGCGATCGTGACGACGGACGTCGGCCAGCACCAGATGTGGGCCGCGCAGTATTACAAGTTCAACCATCCGCGCTCCTGGATCACTTCCGGCGGCCTGGGCACGATGGGCTTCGGCCTTCCGTCGGCGATCGGCGCGCAGATGGCGCAGCCCGATCGGCTGGTCATCTCGGTCAACGGCGACGGCGGCGTGCAGATGTGTTCGCAGGAACTCGCGATCTGCGCGATCAATAATATCCCGGTCAAAGTCGTCATCTTGAACAATCAGGTGCTCGGCATGGTTCGCCAATGGCAGGAACTGATCTACGACAACCGGTACAGCCATATCGACCTGTCCGGCAGCCCCGACTTCGTCAAGCTGGCGGAAGCCTACGGCGTCAAAGGATTGCGGGCGTCGACCAAGGAAGAAGCGCGCAGAGTGTGGCAGGAAGCGCTGGATACGCCGGGACCGGTCGTGATCGACTTCGTGGTCGAGAAAGGCGAGAACGTGTATCCGATGGTACAGCAGGGCAAGACGCTGGATCAAATGCTGATGGGGGACGAGTAAAGATGACGAATACGACGCATACCAAACATACCATCGCCATCCTGGTCAATGACCAACCGGGCGTCCTGCAGCGGGTATCGGGACTGTTCGGCCGACGCGGCTTCAATATCGAGAGCATCACGGTCGGCCAATCGGAAGAAAAAGGCATTTCCCGGATGGTTATCGTAAGCACCGGCGACGACAAAACGATCGAGCAGATCGAGAAGCAGCTGTACAAAATCATCGACGTCATCAAAGTCGTTGATCTCAGCGCCAATCCGATGGTCGGACGGGAACTCGCTCTCATCAAAGTAAAATCCGATCCGGGGACGCGGCCGGAGATCATGGGCCTCGTCGAGACGTTCCGCGCGGCGGTCGTCGACATCGGGA
This genomic window contains:
- a CDS encoding MGDG synthase family glycosyltransferase, encoding MSKYRVLILSEGFGTGHTRAAYALSGSLRKLSPDVQTRVLELGSFLNPKVAPLFINAYKKTVVTQPRFVSMMYKQQYKKSLNRLTTLALHRLFYAHAREVIEQLKPDLVVCTHPIPSAVISRLKRLGLRVPLCTVITDYDAHGTWISSGVDHYLVSTQEVKNKVLHRGVSPFRIDVTGIPVHPSFWEHPVKAGILQDMGLKDMPTVLVMSGGWGLMNGDVLNPYLTRWRQDIQLVFCVGSNEKGMRKLKKDPRFQHENVHVIGYTKEIDKLMEASDLLITKPGGMTCTEGLAKAIPMLFHNPLPGQEEENCEYFTSKGWGERLSSLEVVGKWMSRLIDEDEYAELARRRAESRLNIEKLRPMQSAKRIIEILETTNKVSL
- a CDS encoding phosphatase PAP2 family protein; protein product: MRSLLIKLSQLDQRIFKWVNGRLHHRVLSIVLYYLTHLGGATFTISATVLASWLAPAPWNSAALHSLVALAVSHIPVAIAKKLYPRVRPHLALPETNTFRNPLVDHSFPSGHTTAVFSVTVPLMILIPWTTVILLPVALIVGTSRMYLGLHYPSDVLAGGVIGSLTAWLTVALWP
- a CDS encoding glycosyltransferase family 2 protein; translation: MLQALFMTLQVLLAVIGVYQFGFALFGLYKKKREKSFDPQKSFAILVAAHNEEEVIGALMENLKHLKYPRELYDVFVICDNCTDKTADIVREHGWNACVRVNPNLRGKGYAIEWMLEELWKLDREYDGIVMLDADNLAHRDFLIGMNDDLCKGAKVIQGYIDTKNPNDSWITAAYGISYWYINRLWQLSRHNLNMANFLGGTGMCFDNKLLKEMGWGATSLVEDLEFTMRCVERGVYPKFNYYAKIYDEKPLTFKASSVQRLRWMQGHFTVARKYFFPLLWKSIRDFSIVKFDMALYAVNVYIVLLTLMLTVVLYGDIALFGGPHLLTMYDYLPLWVAAGAIVAQVAVFFVAMILEKVKSWKVYAYMLLFPIYLLSWFPITFYAFFTQNNKQWSHTKHTRVVRIDEMQSEQS
- the infC gene encoding translation initiation factor IF-3, producing the protein MINEEIRAREVRLVGAEGEQIGIKPIREALQMAADLNLDLVNMAPQAKPPVCRIMDYGKFRYEQQKKDKEARKNQKIVELKEVRFSANIEEHDYQTKLRNVVKFLEAGDKVKCSVRFRGREITHASLGQRVLERVRNEVAELSVVDRQPKLEGRSMIMILGPKNQ
- the rpmI gene encoding 50S ribosomal protein L35, coding for MPKMKTHSSLKGRFKITGTGKVTRYSSHKNHLLSHKSKRAKRNLKADHLMAPGDVKRLAQGLKQLK
- the rplT gene encoding 50S ribosomal protein L20: MARVKGGFVTRRRHKKVLKLAKGYFGSKHRIFKTAKEQVNKSLVYAYRDRRQTKRNFRKLWIVRINAAARQSGLSYSKMMHGLKLAGIDVNRKMLADLAVNDLTAFNTLASAAKEKINA
- a CDS encoding BMP family lipoprotein, encoding MKKAVKFSIFMLLAFSLVLAACGNNNSGGGTAATGSEGEAGTAAKSDIKIAMVTDTGGVNDKSFNQTSWEALQALEKEQGITVKYLQSKSEADYQPNLNQFVKDGYNLTWGIGFALESALKDIAGQNPDSNFAIIDAAVDAPNVESVLFSENEGAFLVGVVAGKMTKTNKIGFVGGMDSPTIKKFEVGFKAGIEASNPEAQFTSVYASGFDKPDEGKSAAATLYNDGADIVFQAAGGTGTGVFNEALDRKNQGQEVWVIGVDKDQSIEFGTEVTLTSMIKRVDVAMKTVSQQVIDGTFKGGTITTLGLKDDGVGIADTSSVNVPQEVLDEVQSYKEKIVNGEIKVPAE
- a CDS encoding ABC transporter ATP-binding protein, whose translation is MAAAAPVVELKQITKRFPGIVANDSISIQLQKGEIHALLGENGAGKSTLMNILFGLYQPDEGHIEINGNKVAIDSPNKAIDLGIGMVHQHFKLVQPFTVTENIILGMEPAKAGIQIDYKTASEKVKKLSDQYGFHIDPNAKIEDISVGMQQRVEILKTLYRGANILIFDEPTAVLTPQEISELIEIMRRLVAEGKSIILITHKLKEIMSVSDTVTIIRRGKVVDSVKTSETSPFELAEKMVGRNVSFKVDKKPAEPGEMAVEVENVSIKNKDGIALLDGMTFNVRRGEIVGVAGVDGNGQTEIIEALSGLRKIDSGSIRLNGKEIGSHTPRQISEAGVGHIPEDRHKHGLVLDFTVSENMVLESYYKEPYTKRGFLNFRAINDLAKRLVENFDVRTPSIQTKARSLSGGNQQKAIIAREINKNPDFLIAAQPTRGLDVGAIEFVQSQLIQQRDQGKAVLLVSFELDEILNVSDRIIVVYEGKVIGEVRPEETNDQELGLMMAGSRQGGTRK